Proteins encoded by one window of Azospirillum thiophilum:
- a CDS encoding alpha/beta fold hydrolase, producing the protein MGVIRTDDGVELFYRDWAAEEGRDEGEGRPILFVSSWSLTSDAWAYQMLPLSMQGCRCVAFDRRGHGRSAESPSGYGFDRLADDIAALLEALDLRGVTLVGHSMATGEILRYLTRHGAGRVAGVVMVGTITPLLARTADNPDGVDPAVFEAFRSEQLLRDFPKWLGDNVGPFLDERTSAEVKGWITGMALNSSLKALLDCHRAITSADFRRELPGIAVPTLVVHGDRDVTTPLDLARRTVALMPNATLSLYEDAPHGLFLTHRDRFNAELLAFVQR; encoded by the coding sequence ATGGGCGTCATCCGCACCGACGACGGCGTGGAGCTGTTCTACCGCGATTGGGCAGCCGAAGAGGGCAGGGACGAGGGGGAGGGCCGGCCCATCCTTTTCGTGTCGAGCTGGTCGCTGACCTCGGACGCCTGGGCCTACCAGATGCTCCCGCTGTCGATGCAGGGCTGCCGCTGCGTCGCCTTCGACCGCCGGGGCCATGGCCGCTCGGCGGAATCGCCGTCGGGTTACGGCTTCGACCGGCTGGCCGACGACATCGCCGCCCTGCTGGAGGCGCTCGATCTGCGCGGCGTCACGCTGGTCGGCCATTCGATGGCGACCGGGGAGATCTTGCGCTATCTGACCCGGCACGGCGCCGGCCGGGTTGCCGGCGTGGTGATGGTGGGGACGATCACCCCGCTGCTGGCGAGGACCGCCGACAACCCCGACGGCGTCGACCCGGCGGTCTTCGAGGCCTTCCGGTCGGAGCAGCTGCTGCGCGACTTCCCCAAATGGCTGGGCGACAATGTCGGACCCTTCCTGGACGAGCGGACCTCGGCGGAGGTGAAGGGCTGGATCACCGGCATGGCGCTGAACTCTTCGCTGAAGGCCCTGCTCGACTGCCACCGCGCCATCACCTCGGCCGATTTCCGCCGCGAGCTGCCGGGGATCGCCGTGCCGACGCTGGTGGTGCATGGCGACCGCGACGTGACCACGCCGCTGGATCTGGCCCGCCGCACGGTGGCGCTGATGCCGAACGCCACCCTGTCGCTGTATGAGGATGCCCCGCACGGCCTGTTCCTCACCCACCGAGACCGCTTCAACGCGGAATTGCTGGCCTTCGTCCAGAGATAG
- a CDS encoding MFS transporter gives MRLIFLLGLAGFASAFSLRTTDPMLTLIADDLGVTVQQAALLASAYTLPYALMQVVLGPVGDAIGKSRLVRLALAVLTVGLVLSTIAPTYGTVMAGRILAGAFAGGIIPASMALIGDRVPYEERQIAISRFLLAVILGQMSGSAVSGALAETFGWRVVFGLSAGLTALICAAALIGLSREVETRSPLSIAGAQRNYATVLSNPASLIVFATVAAEGLLIFGIFPFVAPVLIEHGAAGAFQAGLTIAAFAIGGVVYSAVVRRLIASLGQWGMMKAGGLAAGLSYLVIAFPVPWPVVSLAFLVAGFGFYMLHNTMQTQATELAPAARGSALALFASSFFIGQGIGPVLYGYVAIHTGFAPLFLGVGLLTAGLGFASARLIRREQA, from the coding sequence ATGCGTCTCATATTCCTTCTCGGGCTGGCGGGCTTCGCCAGTGCCTTCTCCCTGCGCACCACCGATCCGATGCTGACGCTGATCGCCGACGATCTCGGGGTGACGGTGCAGCAGGCGGCGCTGCTGGCGTCGGCCTACACGCTGCCCTATGCGCTGATGCAGGTCGTGCTCGGGCCGGTCGGCGACGCCATCGGCAAGTCGCGGCTGGTCCGGCTGGCGCTGGCGGTGCTGACGGTCGGGCTGGTGCTGTCCACCATCGCCCCGACCTACGGCACGGTGATGGCCGGCCGCATCCTGGCCGGCGCCTTCGCCGGCGGCATCATCCCGGCATCGATGGCGCTGATCGGCGACCGCGTGCCCTATGAGGAGCGCCAGATCGCCATCAGCCGCTTCCTGCTGGCGGTGATCCTGGGACAGATGTCGGGCTCCGCCGTGTCGGGCGCGCTGGCGGAGACCTTCGGCTGGCGCGTGGTGTTCGGCCTGTCCGCCGGACTGACCGCGCTGATCTGCGCCGCGGCGCTGATCGGGCTGTCGCGCGAGGTGGAGACGCGCTCGCCGCTGTCGATCGCGGGGGCGCAGCGGAACTATGCGACGGTGCTGTCCAACCCGGCCTCGCTGATCGTCTTCGCCACCGTCGCGGCCGAAGGGCTGCTGATCTTCGGCATCTTCCCCTTCGTCGCGCCGGTGCTGATCGAGCATGGCGCGGCCGGCGCCTTCCAGGCCGGGCTGACCATCGCCGCCTTCGCCATCGGCGGCGTGGTCTACAGCGCGGTGGTGCGGCGGCTGATCGCCTCGCTCGGCCAGTGGGGCATGATGAAGGCGGGCGGGCTGGCCGCCGGACTGTCCTATCTGGTCATCGCCTTCCCGGTGCCCTGGCCGGTGGTGAGCCTTGCCTTCCTGGTCGCCGGCTTCGGCTTCTACATGCTGCACAACACCATGCAGACCCAGGCGACGGAGCTGGCGCCCGCCGCCCGCGGGTCGGCGCTGGCTCTGTTCGCGTCGAGCTTCTTCATCGGCCAGGGGATCGGGCCGGTGCTGTACGGCTATGTCGCCATCCACACCGGCTTCGCCCCGCTGTTCCTCGGCGTCGGCCTGCTCACCGCCGGGCTGGGCTTCGCCTCGGCCCGGCTGATCCGGCGGGAACAGGCCTGA